The Muntiacus reevesi chromosome 7, mMunRee1.1, whole genome shotgun sequence genome includes a region encoding these proteins:
- the FLRT2 gene encoding leucine-rich repeat transmembrane protein FLRT2: MGLQITQGPGQGAFFLKSWLLISLGLSSQVSKFLACPSVCRCDRNFVYCNERSLTSVPLGIPEGVTVLYLHNNQINNAGFPAELHSIRSVHTVYLYGNQLDEFPMNLPKNVRVLHLQENNIQTISRAALAQLLKLEELHLDDNSISTVGVEDGAFREALSLKLLFLSKNHLSSVPVGLPVDLQELRVDENRIAVIPDMAFQNLTSLERLIVDGNLLTNKGIAEGTFGHLTKLKEFSIVRNSLSRPPPDLPGTHLVRLYLQDNQISHIPLTAFSNLRKLERLDISNNQLRVLTQGVFDNLSNLKQLTARNNPWFCDCSIKWVTEWLRHIPASLNVRGFMCQGPEQVRGMAVRELNMNLLSCPTTTPGLPPLTPAPSSAPPVTQPPTSSAPIPSRSYTPLSPTASRPPTIPDWDGRERVTPPLSERIQLSIHFVNDTSIQVSWLSLFTVMAYKLTWVKMGHSLVGGIVQERIVSGEKQHLSLVNLEPRSTYRICLVPLDAFNYRAAEDTVCSEATTRDAHLNNGSNSASSHEQTTPHSAGSPFLLAGLIGGAVIFVLVVLLGVFCWHMHRRGRYTSQKWKYNRGRRKDDYCEAGTKKDNSILEMTETSFQIVSLNNDQLLKGDFRLQPIYTPNGGISYTDCHIPNNMRYCNSGVPDLEHCHT; encoded by the coding sequence ATGGGCCTACAGATCACACAGGGGCCCGGCCAGGGGGCTTTTTTCCTGAAATCTTGGCTTCTCATTTCCCTGGGGCTCTCCTCCCAAGTGTCAAAATTCCTGGCGTGCCCCAGCGTGTGTCGCTGTGACAGGAACTTCGTGTACTGCAACGAGCGAAGCTTGACCTCAGTGCCTCTTGGGATCCCGGAGGGCGTCACGGTACTCTACCTCCATAACAACCAAATTAATAACGCTGGGTTTCCTGCAGAGCTGCACAGCATTCGGTCTGTGCACACCGTCTACCTTTACGGCAACCAGCTGGACGAGTTCCCCATGAACCTCCCCAAGAACGTCCGCGTCCTCCACCTGCAGGAGAACAACATTCAGACCATCTCACGGGCGGCCCTGGCCCAGCTCCTGAAGCTGGAGGAGCTGCACCTGGACGACAACTCCATCTCCACGGTGGGTGTGGAAGACGGGGCCTTCCGCGAGGCTCTGAGCCTCAAGCTGCTCTTCCTGTCCAAGAACCACCTGAGCAGCGTCCCGGTGGGCCTTCCCGTGGACCTGCAGGAGCTGCGCGTGGACGAGAACCGCATCGCCGTCATCCCAGACATGGCCTTCCAGAACCTCACGAGCTTGGAGCGTCTGATCGTGGACGGGAACCTCCTGACCAACAAGGGCATCGCCGAGGGCACCTTCGGCCACCTCACCAAGCTCAAGGAGTTCTCCATCGTCCGGAACTCGCTCTCCCGCCCGCCCCCCGACCTCCCGGGGACGCACCTGGTCAGGCTCTACCTCCAGGACAACCAGATCAGCCACATCCCTTTGACGGCCTTCTCCAACCTCCGCAAGCTGGAGCGGCTGGACATCTCCAACAACCAGCTGCGCGTGCTGACTCAGGGGGTCTTTGACAACCTCTCCAATCTGAAGCAGCTCACCGCTCGGAACAACCCTTGGTTCTGTGACTGCAGCATTAAATGGGTCACGGAGTGGCTCAGACACATCCCCGCCTCGCTCAACGTGCGGGGTTTCATGTGCCAAGGTCCCGAGCAAGTCAGGGGCATGGCCGTGCGGGAGCTGAATATGAATCTGCTGTCCTGCCCCACCACGACCCCCGGGctgcctcccctcaccccagccccgAGCTCAGCTCCTCCCGTGACTCAGCCCCCCACGTCCTCCGCCCCGATCCCCAGCAGAAGCTACACGCCCCTGAGCCCCACCGCGTCCAGGCCCCCCACGATTCCCGACTGGGACGGCAGAGAAAGGGTGACCCCGCCGCTCTCCGAGCGGATCCAGCTCTCCATCCATTTCGTGAACGACACCTCCATCCAAGTCAGCTGGCTGTCCCTCTTCACTGTGATGGCTTACAAGCTCACGTGGGTGAAGATGGGCCACAGTTTGGTGGGGGGCATCGTTCAGGAGCGCATCGTCAGCGGGGAGAAGCAGCATCTGAGCCTGGTGAATCTGGAGCCCAGATCCACCTACCGGATCTGTCTGGTCCCCCTGGATGCGTTCAACTACCGGGCCGCGGAAGACACGGTGTGCTCGGAGGCCACCACGCGCGACGCCCACCTGAACAACGGCAGCAACTCGGCCTCCAGCCACGAGCAGACGACCCCGCACAGCGCGGGCTCGCCCTTCCTGCTGGCCGGCCTGATAGGGGGCGCCGTGATCTTCGTGCTCGTGGTCCTGCTCGGCGTCTTCTGCTGGCACATGCACAGGAGGGGGCGCTACACCTCCCAGAAGTGGAAATACAACCGGGGCCGGCGGAAAGACGACTACTGCGAGGCGGGCACCAAGAAGGACAACTCCATCCTGGAGATGACGGAGACCAGCTTCCAGATCGTCTCCTTAAATAACGATCAGCTCCTTAAAGGAGATTTCAGACTGCAGCCCATCTACACCCCGAATGGGGGCATTAGCTACACAGACTGCCACATCCCCAACAACATGCGATACTGCAACAGCGGCGTGCCAGACCTGGAGCACTGCCACACGTGA